The sequence AATTTCATTTTTTTTCAATTTGGAATATAGCTTCCAGAAATATCTGTGGGAACCCCTGTTTTTCAGCGATTTCGGCAATCGGCAATGCATTTTCATCATGATCTTAAGCAATGAATTGAAGGCTTTTAACCGATTAATTCTCCTGTTCGAAGAGCATATGCTGCATTATTTTGTTTCATTTTACAAGGTTTTTTCAGCATATCATATAATTACTAAAGGAGATAGTAGTGTTGGCATGTTGAAATCTGCCCGGACGAAGGATCAATCCTCCGGATACTATAGCTTTTAATTTATGGTGCGTATAGAATAATTACTTTTGTAAGATAAAGCTATGAAAATAAAATCAGGCATTAAGCTATCGGAACTTAATGAACTCATCAATGGAAAAGTAATTGGTAATGCGGATGGCCTCGTTACCGGCATCAATGAAATACATCGTGTGGAAGCCGGTGACCTTACCTTTGTGGATCATCCGAAGTATTACGATAAAGCCCTGAATTCTGCTGCAACTTTTATTCTCATCAATAAGGAAGTGGAAGCGCCCGAGGGAAAAGGATTGATCTTTACGGACGATCCTTTTCGCGATTATGTTTACCTTACGCGTAGATTCATGCCTTTTGTCCCCTCAGCAGCAGCTATTGATCCTTCTGCAACTATCGGAAAAGGAACGATTCTTCAACCAAATGTGGCTATTGGACCGGAAGTAGTTATTGGAAAAAATTGTATCATTCACAGTGGGGTGGTTATTTACGATCATAGTGTGATAGGTGATAATGTTATCCTTCACGCAAACACCGTCATTGGTTCAGATGCTTTTTATTTTAAACGCCGTCCTGAATTTTATGAAAAGATGCATTCCTGTGGCCGCGTCGTGATTCATGATCATGTAGAAATAGGTGCCTGTTGTACCATTGACAGAGGTGTTTCTTCCGATACCATCATCGGGAAGGGCACGAAACTGGACAATCATGTTCATGTAGGACATGATACTGTGATCGGAAAGAATTGCCTTTTTGCTGCCCATGTAGGTATCGCAGGTTGTGTGAATATAGAAGACGAAGTGATTTTCTGGGGTCAGGTAGGATGTCAGAAAGATTTGACAGTCGGGAAGGGAGCCATCGTGTATGGACAGTCCGGAATTTCAAAATCACTGAAGGGTGGTTTGGTTTATTTTGGGAGTCCGGCCAAGGAAGCCAGAGAAAAAATGAAGGAAATGGCCCTGGTTTCAAGATTACCGGAATTGTTCTCGAAAATTAAATAACACGAAGGAACATGCAAAAAATGCTGTCAGGCGAGAAGAAGAATGATGCAGAATTGCATGTGAAGAAGTTGCAGTTACATTGGCTTTTGCAAATAACGAAAGCGATTAATTACAATATGCCGGCCGCGCAGCTTTTTGAGATTTTTGAGAATGTGATGTTGAATCAACTCAAGGTAAAAAGGTTGATTCTTTACATTCACGATGAGAGGTGGTATAAGATGCTCGCCTATGGAGTTCCGGATGGCTTTTTAATGGAGGAAATGGAAGAAAGGTTCGTAGAGTTGAACCAGCTTCAGTTCAATAATCTCCAAATGCCGGACTGGGTGCAGGGCTTCGAAAGTATCATCCCTGTTTTCCATAATGATCGGGCCTTAGCCTATGCTTTCATTGGAGATTTGCAACATGATGAAATTGATCACCTGAAAGAAGTATTACCCTTTTATTCATACGATCAC is a genomic window of Bacteroidota bacterium containing:
- a CDS encoding UDP-3-O-(3-hydroxymyristoyl)glucosamine N-acyltransferase, yielding MKIKSGIKLSELNELINGKVIGNADGLVTGINEIHRVEAGDLTFVDHPKYYDKALNSAATFILINKEVEAPEGKGLIFTDDPFRDYVYLTRRFMPFVPSAAAIDPSATIGKGTILQPNVAIGPEVVIGKNCIIHSGVVIYDHSVIGDNVILHANTVIGSDAFYFKRRPEFYEKMHSCGRVVIHDHVEIGACCTIDRGVSSDTIIGKGTKLDNHVHVGHDTVIGKNCLFAAHVGIAGCVNIEDEVIFWGQVGCQKDLTVGKGAIVYGQSGISKSLKGGLVYFGSPAKEAREKMKEMALVSRLPELFSKIK